In Streptomyces sp. NBC_00569, a single genomic region encodes these proteins:
- the fae gene encoding formaldehyde-activating enzyme: MSFASTALIGEAFVGAGVNAAHTNIVLGRKGGPVETAWATALATPSAGHVPFMTVVRPSVPVKPLTLFVNKAAADGELHERATWGSAQAGLAQGVTDALLDGTVPADEADDLLIIAAVWVNPGVDDLDESFRNQRVAAHQALRAAVEGRPTAGDVIDAAKSGVTNPFYTPTAQQLADSAPEA, encoded by the coding sequence ATGTCCTTCGCCTCCACCGCCCTCATCGGTGAAGCCTTCGTCGGCGCCGGCGTCAACGCCGCACACACCAACATCGTCCTCGGCCGCAAGGGCGGTCCGGTCGAGACAGCGTGGGCCACCGCCCTGGCCACGCCCAGTGCGGGGCACGTGCCGTTCATGACGGTCGTGCGCCCCTCCGTGCCGGTGAAGCCGCTGACGCTGTTCGTCAACAAGGCAGCCGCCGACGGGGAGTTGCACGAGCGTGCCACCTGGGGTTCGGCCCAGGCGGGTCTCGCGCAGGGAGTCACCGACGCCTTGCTCGACGGCACCGTCCCCGCCGACGAGGCGGACGACCTGCTGATCATCGCCGCGGTCTGGGTCAACCCGGGCGTCGACGACCTGGACGAGTCCTTCCGCAACCAGCGGGTCGCCGCACACCAGGCTCTGCGCGCCGCCGTCGAGGGCCGGCCGACGGCCGGGGACGTGATCGACGCGGCGAAGTCCGGTGTCACCAACCCGTTCTACACGCCGACGGCGCAGCAGCTCGCGGACTCCGCGCCCGAGGCCTGA
- a CDS encoding NAD(P)-dependent oxidoreductase, which produces MRIGFIGLGNMGGHMARHLIRAGHQVTVHDTRPEAAAEHVALGAAWAESAALCASDAEVLVTMLPNPRIVEDVLLRGAVAEALPVGSLWIDMSTSTPAAADRVAAEVLDQRGVRRLDAPVSGMAHGAKAGQLQIFVGGSGSDFAAALPVLEVMGDPDRILHVGPLGAGYTVKLMINLLWFTHLTASAEVLAMGVKAGVGLDTLRNALLASPAASNFLENDIMSILTDGDYDDSFAMALACKDLGLAVDLGRDIGVPTELSALVEQIYRRSKAQHGDLAGEMSPVRLYESLAGQEFRLPANKAREAGTPAAV; this is translated from the coding sequence ATGAGGATCGGATTCATCGGTCTGGGCAACATGGGCGGCCACATGGCCCGTCATCTCATCCGGGCGGGGCACCAGGTGACGGTGCACGACACCCGCCCCGAGGCCGCCGCCGAACACGTGGCTCTCGGAGCCGCGTGGGCGGAGAGCGCCGCACTGTGCGCGAGCGACGCCGAGGTGCTGGTGACGATGCTGCCGAACCCGCGCATCGTCGAGGACGTGCTGCTGCGCGGCGCGGTCGCCGAGGCACTGCCTGTCGGGTCCCTGTGGATCGACATGTCGACGTCCACGCCGGCCGCCGCCGACCGGGTCGCCGCCGAGGTGCTCGACCAGCGCGGTGTGCGCCGGCTCGACGCGCCGGTGAGCGGTATGGCGCACGGCGCGAAGGCCGGGCAGCTGCAGATCTTCGTCGGTGGCTCCGGCAGCGACTTCGCGGCGGCGCTGCCCGTCCTCGAGGTGATGGGCGACCCCGACCGCATCCTCCACGTGGGTCCGCTGGGCGCCGGTTACACGGTCAAGCTCATGATCAACCTGCTGTGGTTCACCCACCTCACCGCGTCCGCCGAGGTCCTGGCCATGGGGGTGAAGGCGGGCGTCGGCCTGGACACCCTGCGCAACGCGCTCCTGGCCAGCCCGGCCGCCTCCAACTTCCTCGAGAACGACATCATGTCGATCCTCACGGACGGGGACTACGACGACTCGTTCGCCATGGCACTCGCCTGCAAGGACCTCGGGCTCGCCGTGGACCTGGGCCGGGACATCGGCGTCCCCACCGAGCTGTCGGCCCTGGTCGAGCAGATCTACCGCCGCTCCAAGGCCCAGCACGGCGACCTGGCGGGCGAGATGAGCCCGGTCCGTCTGTACGAGTCCCTGGCGGGCCAGGAATTCCGGCTCCCGGCGAACAAGGCGCGGGAGGCGGGTACGCCGGCGGCCGTGTGA
- a CDS encoding DUF4389 domain-containing protein, which translates to MATGWGPRPATGAEASAIEWLPALDVPAPERQRRWTVLLRWLLLIPQYVVLFFLAVAAFFVMIVGWFAALFMRRLPDGIFSFLGSVLAYETRVTASATLLVDRYPPFAFSAPEYPVQIELRATPLNRLAVFFRLILFIPAAIVATLVRSGWVTICWVFWLIALVLGRLPAPLYAATAAVVRYSLRLNAYVLLLTPAYPKRLFGDEPVPAEEVHSGTRPLLLDTAAKVLVVLFLLLGLAAQIANNTVNYDSDDDYHMTYHSAGAVAPEHF; encoded by the coding sequence ATGGCGACAGGCTGGGGCCCTCGGCCCGCGACCGGCGCCGAGGCAAGCGCCATCGAGTGGCTGCCGGCCCTCGACGTCCCCGCGCCCGAACGTCAGAGACGCTGGACCGTGCTGCTGCGGTGGCTGTTGCTGATTCCCCAGTACGTGGTGCTGTTCTTTCTCGCTGTCGCGGCGTTCTTCGTCATGATCGTCGGCTGGTTCGCGGCTCTGTTCATGAGGCGTCTGCCGGACGGGATCTTCTCGTTCCTGGGCTCCGTCCTGGCTTACGAGACCCGGGTCACCGCGAGCGCCACGCTGTTGGTCGACCGCTACCCGCCCTTCGCCTTCTCGGCCCCTGAGTACCCGGTGCAGATCGAGCTCCGCGCCACCCCGCTCAACCGTCTCGCGGTGTTCTTCCGCCTGATCCTGTTCATCCCCGCGGCCATCGTCGCGACCCTGGTCCGCAGCGGCTGGGTCACGATCTGCTGGGTGTTCTGGCTCATCGCCCTCGTCCTGGGGCGCCTGCCCGCTCCGCTGTACGCCGCGACGGCAGCCGTCGTCCGGTACAGCCTGCGTCTGAACGCGTATGTCCTGCTCCTCACGCCCGCCTACCCCAAGCGGCTCTTCGGCGACGAGCCGGTACCCGCGGAGGAAGTCCACTCGGGCACACGGCCGCTGCTGCTCGACACCGCGGCCAAGGTCCTCGTCGTGCTGTTCCTGCTGCTCGGCCTGGCCGCGCAGATCGCCAACAACACCGTCAACTACGACTCCGACGACGACTACCACATGACCTATCACTCGGCCGGCGCCGTGGCCCCGGAGCACTTCTGA
- a CDS encoding universal stress protein yields the protein MDRVPRIVVGVDGSPSSRAALRWAVRYAGLVGGRVEAVSAWEVPGMASWSAPAVDTDFDEGEAERGLVDEVRAVLGEDGGSLVRERLVRGNAAEVLVDAAQGAEMLVVGSRGHGSFRRALLGSVSQQVAHHAPCPVTIIRPDMPAE from the coding sequence ATGGACAGGGTGCCGAGGATCGTGGTGGGTGTCGACGGATCGCCCTCTTCGCGGGCCGCGCTGCGCTGGGCCGTCCGGTACGCGGGTCTCGTGGGCGGGAGGGTGGAGGCGGTCTCGGCGTGGGAGGTACCCGGTATGGCGTCGTGGTCGGCCCCGGCGGTGGACACCGACTTCGACGAAGGCGAGGCCGAGCGGGGTCTGGTCGACGAGGTCCGCGCCGTCCTCGGCGAGGACGGCGGTTCCCTGGTGCGGGAGCGACTGGTGCGTGGTAACGCGGCCGAAGTGCTGGTGGACGCGGCCCAGGGCGCCGAGATGCTGGTCGTCGGCAGCCGGGGCCACGGAAGCTTCCGCAGGGCCCTGCTCGGTTCGGTGAGTCAGCAGGTGGCGCACCACGCTCCGTGTCCGGTGACGATCATCCGGCCGGACATGCCGGCCGAGTGA
- a CDS encoding carotenoid oxygenase family protein, translating into MSGHTRRRILRGAAIAAAGSVVGGFGPGHPATEAQAATQGTAAGGGESTPFLKGAFAPVTEELTAFGLEVTGRVPRDLDGRYLRTGPNALGVDDPRAHHWMLGDGMVHGVRLRGGRAEWYRNRWVRSSQVARKLGEPYPGQAPPDDFACNTHVIPYKGRILALQESGPLPYELDGELNTVRPYDFRSTLKGAFTAHTKYDAAADELHAVAYYPTWDHVRHLVIDGTGRAARSTRIPVADAPMMHDFALTGKYVVIVDVPITFDMAAAEAGAPVPYVWNPKHPMRVGVMPRSGGATRWFEIDPVFYSHTLNAYDQGDTVVLELTTMPAPFYVAGRGNGGPSTTGTPALDRWTVDLRAGRVTSTRLDDLPQEFPRVNESLVSRRHRFAYTASAAEMWRAYETVDGLPPDDKFTNCLVKHDMLRGSRQVHRFPNGAAAGEPVFVPRRGARDEDDGYLLSYVHNPDRGASDLVILSAQDFTARPLARIHLPGRVPLGFHGSWVPDA; encoded by the coding sequence ATGAGCGGTCACACACGCCGAAGGATCCTCCGGGGAGCGGCAATCGCGGCAGCCGGCAGCGTCGTCGGGGGCTTCGGTCCCGGTCACCCCGCCACCGAGGCGCAGGCCGCCACCCAGGGCACGGCAGCCGGGGGAGGGGAGTCGACTCCGTTCCTGAAGGGCGCGTTCGCGCCGGTCACCGAGGAACTCACGGCGTTCGGCCTCGAAGTGACCGGCCGGGTGCCGCGCGACCTGGACGGCCGCTACCTGCGTACCGGCCCCAACGCTCTGGGAGTCGATGACCCGCGGGCCCACCACTGGATGCTCGGCGACGGCATGGTGCACGGGGTGCGACTGCGCGGCGGGCGCGCCGAGTGGTACCGCAACCGGTGGGTGCGTTCCTCGCAGGTGGCACGGAAACTGGGTGAGCCGTACCCGGGCCAGGCCCCGCCGGACGACTTCGCCTGCAACACACACGTCATCCCGTACAAGGGCCGCATCCTCGCCCTCCAGGAGAGCGGACCACTGCCGTACGAACTGGACGGCGAGCTGAACACGGTGCGGCCCTACGACTTCCGCTCCACGCTGAAGGGCGCGTTCACCGCACACACCAAGTACGACGCGGCGGCGGACGAACTGCACGCGGTGGCGTACTACCCGACCTGGGACCATGTGCGACACCTCGTCATCGACGGGACCGGCCGCGCGGCACGGAGCACCAGGATCCCGGTCGCGGACGCGCCGATGATGCACGACTTCGCCCTGACCGGGAAGTACGTGGTGATCGTCGACGTGCCGATCACCTTCGACATGGCAGCCGCCGAGGCGGGCGCGCCCGTCCCCTACGTATGGAACCCGAAGCACCCCATGCGGGTGGGGGTGATGCCCCGAAGTGGCGGCGCCACGCGCTGGTTCGAGATCGATCCGGTGTTCTACTCGCACACGCTCAACGCGTACGACCAGGGCGACACCGTCGTCTTGGAACTGACCACCATGCCCGCCCCGTTCTACGTCGCGGGCCGGGGCAACGGCGGGCCCTCCACGACCGGCACCCCCGCACTCGACCGCTGGACCGTCGACCTGCGCGCGGGCCGAGTGACCAGCACCCGGCTCGACGACCTGCCGCAGGAGTTCCCCCGCGTCAACGAGTCCCTGGTGTCGCGGCGCCACCGCTTCGCCTACACAGCGAGCGCCGCGGAGATGTGGCGCGCCTACGAAACGGTCGACGGGCTGCCGCCGGACGACAAGTTCACCAACTGCCTGGTCAAGCACGACATGCTGCGCGGCAGCCGGCAGGTGCACCGCTTCCCGAACGGCGCGGCGGCCGGAGAGCCGGTGTTCGTGCCACGCCGCGGAGCACGGGACGAGGACGACGGCTACCTCCTGTCTTACGTGCACAATCCCGACCGCGGAGCCAGCGACCTGGTGATTCTCTCCGCTCAGGACTTCACCGCCCGTCCCCTGGCCCGTATCCACCTTCCGGGCCGGGTACCGCTCGGCTTCCACGGGAGCTGGGTGCCGGACGCGTGA